In one window of bacterium DNA:
- a CDS encoding class I SAM-dependent methyltransferase, with protein MRDEFFILHRGLPREGPGEPADVAWAAGVVGLAPDAAICDAGCGPGADIEALLAAAPQGHVTAIEGHAPFVDDLRLRWGDHPRVTSRVGDMSRLQGPFDLIWCAGALYFLGVTEGLTAWTGALAPGGAVAFSEPCWFTATPSDAALAFWAEYPGVTDAEGIDARVRAAGYETLATRRVSDAGWEAYYSPMQARIAELRPDADAELRAELDLNVEEIAGWRATRAESGYLLSVVRPR; from the coding sequence ATGAGAGACGAGTTCTTCATCCTGCATCGCGGACTGCCGCGCGAAGGGCCGGGCGAGCCGGCGGACGTGGCGTGGGCCGCCGGCGTGGTCGGACTGGCGCCGGATGCGGCGATCTGCGATGCGGGTTGCGGACCGGGAGCGGACATCGAGGCGCTGCTGGCCGCGGCGCCGCAGGGTCATGTCACCGCGATCGAGGGCCACGCGCCCTTCGTCGACGACCTGCGCCTGCGCTGGGGCGATCATCCGCGCGTCACTTCCCGGGTCGGTGACATGAGTCGGCTGCAAGGGCCTTTCGATTTGATCTGGTGTGCCGGCGCGCTCTATTTCCTCGGGGTGACCGAGGGGCTGACGGCCTGGACCGGGGCGCTGGCGCCCGGCGGCGCGGTTGCATTTTCCGAACCGTGCTGGTTCACCGCGACGCCGTCGGATGCCGCGCTCGCGTTCTGGGCCGAGTATCCAGGGGTCACCGATGCGGAAGGCATCGACGCACGGGTGCGGGCGGCAGGCTATGAAACCCTGGCCACACGCCGGGTTTCGGATGCGGGATGGGAGGCCTACTACAGCCCGATGCAAGCGCGCATCGCAGAGCTTCGCCCCGACGCCGATGCGGAACTGCGCGCCGAGCTGGATCTGAACGTCGAGGAGATCGCCGGCTGGCGCGCCACCAGGGCAGAGTCGGGATATCTGCTGTCGGTGGTGCGGCCGCGATGA
- a CDS encoding Gfo/Idh/MocA family oxidoreductase, with translation MGEGKVGAIIVGTGFGVLTHLRALRKAGIEVHALVGRNPEKTRDRAQMFDVPRGLTSLAEALALPGVDAVTISTPPHTHAELVLEAIAAGKHVLCEKPFARDADEGQRMLEAAEQAGIVHLLGTEFRYATSQALLTRTVREGAIGEPRLATFIMNVPVLADPASEVPDWWSRSESGGGWLGAYASHIIDQVRATLGEISGVSASLSRVTDRDWTVEDSYTVHFRTASGCDGLLQSTCGARGPMDMITRVSGSNGTAWLQGADVLVADAAGTRTLDVPEDLRTLPPEPAPRELMETAYDHLHAAGFDLGPYTKLAETLRDRILGLETAADPAPATFADGLAAQRVLDAIRKSSAERCWVEIGE, from the coding sequence GTGGGCGAAGGAAAGGTGGGTGCGATCATCGTGGGGACGGGCTTCGGCGTGCTCACCCACCTACGCGCGCTTCGCAAGGCGGGTATCGAGGTGCATGCCCTGGTCGGTCGCAACCCCGAGAAGACGCGGGATCGCGCCCAGATGTTCGATGTCCCCCGCGGACTGACGTCTCTTGCGGAGGCACTGGCCCTGCCGGGTGTGGACGCGGTCACGATCTCGACGCCTCCTCACACCCACGCGGAACTCGTGCTGGAGGCGATCGCGGCCGGGAAGCACGTACTGTGCGAGAAGCCCTTCGCTCGCGATGCCGACGAGGGGCAGCGCATGCTCGAAGCGGCGGAGCAGGCGGGCATCGTCCACCTGCTCGGCACGGAGTTCCGTTATGCGACCAGCCAGGCCTTGCTGACACGGACTGTGCGTGAAGGGGCGATTGGAGAGCCCCGGCTGGCGACTTTCATCATGAACGTGCCCGTGCTGGCGGATCCCGCGAGCGAAGTGCCGGATTGGTGGTCGCGGTCGGAGAGCGGGGGCGGCTGGTTGGGCGCCTACGCCTCCCACATCATCGATCAGGTTCGCGCGACCCTCGGAGAGATCTCCGGTGTGAGTGCCTCGCTTTCCCGGGTCACGGATCGGGATTGGACGGTGGAAGACAGCTACACGGTGCACTTCCGCACCGCGTCGGGTTGCGACGGTCTCCTCCAGAGCACTTGTGGCGCACGCGGACCCATGGACATGATCACGCGCGTCTCCGGATCGAACGGCACGGCGTGGTTGCAGGGCGCGGACGTCCTCGTCGCGGACGCGGCCGGGACGCGGACCCTCGACGTGCCGGAAGATCTCCGCACGCTGCCCCCCGAACCGGCCCCGCGCGAGTTGATGGAGACGGCCTACGACCACCTTCACGCGGCCGGATTCGACCTCGGCCCCTACACGAAGCTCGCCGAAACGCTGCGCGATCGCATCCTCGGACTCGAAACAGCGGCCGATCCAGCACCGGCAACCTTCGCAGACGGGCTCGCGGCCCAGAGGGTGTTGGATGCGATTCGCAAGTCGTCGGCCGAGCGTTGCTGGGTGGAGATCGGGGAGTGA
- a CDS encoding aminotransferase class III-fold pyridoxal phosphate-dependent enzyme, which translates to MSSFDRKPRTEHEEHLLAQAAALLPASARTPTMSLDSAMVVREGRGSKIVDVSGNEYIDYLLGSGPMFLGHAHPAVVEAAREAVGRGTSYLLPNEPAILLADEIVRAVPCAERVAFGSTGSDAVFFALRLARAYRRRDKILKFEGGYHGQGDHVLMSNQWTKEPADFPLAIPNSEGIPASVQQEVLVAPFNDIDRASALIEAHADELAAVIVEPMQRTIPPRPGFLEGLREVTRRLEIPLIFDEVVTGFRLAYGSAQEYYGVTPDLCAMGKSLSGGHPLSVVCGVEELMVFAEGVRKITGNYVSLTGTFSGNPVSCSVGLAVLEELRREGLYETLFARGQRLKDALQASFDKAGIACRVAGEPPAFQPWFTEEEIVDHRSCQRSDPLPGHALAQALLDRGVLKGHEKFFVSTVHSDADIDFTIDAIQDAVPEIVSRTRR; encoded by the coding sequence ATGAGTTCCTTCGATCGCAAGCCCCGAACCGAGCATGAGGAGCACCTGCTCGCGCAAGCCGCAGCACTCCTTCCGGCCAGCGCTCGCACGCCCACCATGTCGCTCGATTCCGCCATGGTCGTCCGGGAAGGCCGCGGCTCGAAGATCGTAGATGTCAGCGGCAACGAGTACATCGACTACCTGCTCGGCTCCGGCCCGATGTTCCTGGGCCACGCCCACCCGGCGGTGGTCGAAGCTGCGCGGGAGGCGGTGGGCCGCGGGACGAGCTACCTGCTGCCGAACGAGCCGGCCATCCTGCTGGCCGACGAGATCGTTAGGGCCGTTCCGTGCGCCGAGCGCGTCGCGTTCGGAAGCACCGGCAGCGATGCAGTCTTCTTCGCCCTGCGCCTCGCGCGTGCCTATCGCCGCCGCGACAAGATCCTCAAATTCGAGGGGGGCTACCACGGGCAGGGTGACCACGTCCTGATGAGCAATCAGTGGACGAAGGAGCCGGCCGATTTCCCGCTGGCGATCCCGAACTCCGAAGGCATCCCGGCTTCTGTGCAGCAGGAGGTTCTCGTTGCTCCCTTCAACGATATCGACCGCGCCTCCGCGCTGATCGAGGCCCATGCTGACGAGCTCGCGGCCGTGATCGTGGAGCCGATGCAGCGCACGATCCCGCCGCGCCCCGGCTTCCTCGAGGGCCTTCGCGAGGTGACGCGTCGGCTCGAGATCCCGCTGATCTTCGATGAGGTCGTGACGGGCTTCCGATTGGCGTATGGCAGCGCGCAGGAGTACTACGGCGTCACGCCGGATCTCTGTGCGATGGGAAAGAGCCTCTCGGGCGGGCATCCGCTTTCCGTTGTGTGCGGCGTCGAAGAGCTGATGGTCTTTGCGGAAGGCGTCCGCAAGATCACGGGGAACTACGTCTCGTTGACTGGGACCTTCAGTGGGAATCCGGTCTCGTGCTCGGTGGGGCTCGCCGTCCTCGAGGAGCTGCGTCGGGAAGGGCTCTACGAAACGCTCTTCGCCCGCGGCCAGCGGTTGAAGGACGCGCTGCAGGCGAGCTTCGACAAGGCGGGAATTGCCTGCAGGGTGGCGGGTGAGCCGCCGGCATTCCAACCGTGGTTCACCGAAGAGGAGATCGTCGACCATCGGTCGTGCCAGCGGTCGGACCCGTTGCCCGGCCATGCGCTCGCCCAGGCGCTCCTGGATCGCGGCGTCCTGAAAGGACACGAGAAGTTCTTCGTCTCGACGGTTCACAGCGACGCGGACATCGACTTCACGATCGACGCGATCCAGGACGCGGTTCCGGAGATCGTAAGTAGAACCAGGAGGTAG
- a CDS encoding sulfotransferase — protein sequence MGEPESFVSMNEALHEGARKEAHLDDFGDPSYRKGLEVLLTSLDEDDNLSSLGRAIYRGQLTKILATRLRTVQRLKEQPEVLERDILRPIVITGLVRTGSTALHYLMGQDPGLQKLEYWLCAEPQPRPPRDAWEGNPDFQAAVAELDFLYNTTPDLMAVHEMKADWPEECRHILAQCFTDDRFETSATLPLYNEWYHGTAHPESYRWHKKVIQLIGSTEPGSTEPDRRWLLKYPVHLRQLDALFAVYPDACVIQTHRDPRTVMASYASFISKIRRMHQQEVDLTYVAREQMESWAHAAEEGMRFRGAHGSERFFDLRFQDFMADPVGSVKRIYDRFDQTLSPEGEARMKAWRDDHPQGKHGKHSYEKSDIGIDDGEILERFSVYMGQYGLDA from the coding sequence ATGGGAGAGCCCGAGAGCTTCGTCTCCATGAACGAGGCGCTCCACGAAGGAGCGCGGAAAGAAGCGCACCTCGACGATTTTGGAGACCCGTCCTACCGGAAGGGCCTCGAGGTGCTCCTCACCTCCCTCGACGAGGACGACAACCTGAGTTCGCTCGGCCGGGCCATCTACCGCGGGCAGCTCACGAAGATCCTCGCAACCCGTCTGCGTACCGTACAGCGCCTGAAGGAGCAGCCCGAGGTCCTCGAGCGTGACATCCTCCGGCCGATCGTCATCACGGGCCTCGTGCGAACCGGCAGCACGGCCCTTCACTACCTCATGGGGCAGGACCCCGGGCTGCAGAAGCTCGAGTACTGGCTCTGCGCCGAGCCGCAGCCCCGCCCGCCGCGGGACGCGTGGGAAGGCAACCCCGACTTCCAGGCCGCGGTGGCCGAGCTCGACTTCCTCTACAACACGACGCCGGACCTGATGGCGGTGCACGAGATGAAGGCCGATTGGCCAGAGGAGTGTCGCCACATCCTCGCACAGTGCTTCACCGATGATCGCTTCGAGACGTCTGCCACCCTTCCGCTCTACAACGAGTGGTATCACGGAACCGCGCACCCGGAGTCGTATCGCTGGCACAAGAAGGTGATCCAGCTGATCGGTTCGACCGAACCCGGCTCCACCGAACCCGATCGACGCTGGCTACTCAAGTATCCCGTCCACCTCCGGCAGCTCGATGCGCTCTTCGCGGTGTATCCCGACGCTTGCGTGATCCAGACCCACCGCGATCCTCGCACCGTGATGGCCTCGTACGCGAGCTTCATCTCGAAGATCCGTCGCATGCACCAGCAGGAGGTCGATCTCACGTATGTCGCGCGCGAGCAGATGGAGAGCTGGGCTCACGCCGCCGAGGAGGGGATGCGATTCCGGGGCGCCCACGGAAGCGAAAGGTTCTTCGATCTGCGGTTCCAGGATTTCATGGCGGATCCCGTCGGCTCCGTGAAGCGCATCTACGATCGCTTCGATCAGACGCTGTCGCCGGAAGGCGAGGCCCGCATGAAGGCGTGGCGCGACGACCATCCCCAGGGCAAGCACGGGAAGCACAGCTACGAGAAGTCGGACATCGGAATCGATGACGGCGAGATCCTCGAGCGCTTCTCTGTGTACATGGGCCAGTACGGGCTAGACGCGTAG
- a CDS encoding TetR/AcrR family transcriptional regulator, whose product MGIAGRREQKVRETRERIFSVALEAFVRQGYAATTVREIASGAGISAVTFHSHYRTKDHLLQKLAELYLDALMALLDELVDRSQRGEFRAEDFQGLAIEAFGATPTIGRELAIEAQRAILGTPTGKRFTRETQLGFTATAASLQSSGHLRRDFDANTIASAATNFVAGAFHSWLNDPDANPPTDVIEFLVRTFWHADDLEDEAQGKHGEESGP is encoded by the coding sequence ATGGGTATCGCAGGCCGACGCGAGCAGAAAGTCCGGGAGACCCGCGAGCGGATCTTTTCCGTCGCGCTCGAGGCCTTCGTGCGCCAGGGCTACGCGGCGACGACGGTCCGGGAGATCGCCAGTGGCGCGGGCATCTCGGCGGTGACGTTCCACAGCCACTATCGAACGAAGGACCACCTGCTGCAGAAGCTGGCCGAGCTGTATCTCGATGCGTTGATGGCACTACTCGACGAATTGGTGGACCGCTCGCAGCGTGGCGAGTTTCGTGCCGAGGATTTCCAGGGGCTCGCGATCGAGGCCTTCGGTGCAACCCCCACGATCGGGCGGGAGCTCGCGATCGAGGCTCAGCGGGCGATCCTGGGAACGCCGACCGGAAAACGGTTCACCCGGGAAACCCAGCTCGGGTTCACCGCCACCGCGGCGAGCCTCCAGAGCTCGGGCCACCTCCGAAGGGATTTCGACGCCAATACGATCGCGAGCGCTGCGACCAACTTCGTCGCGGGTGCATTCCACAGTTGGCTGAACGATCCCGACGCGAATCCTCCGACCGACGTCATCGAATTCCTCGTGCGGACGTTCTGGCATGCCGACGATCTGGAGGACGAGGCGCAGGGGAAGCACGGCGAGGAGTCCGGCCCATGA
- a CDS encoding KR domain-containing protein, which produces MSDERLGDGKTILLLGGYGRAGQPLAELLLEHTDARLIVAGRNAESAEAEASRLNAAGHGDRVEGMKLDAADGPGLVSGFRRCDLVTVCAPLTGIEAQAMEAALEARIDFVSLNLEVSDPADAKALSSPVEQAGARFVTHAGLVPGVPAALVRGAAEQLDRVRDVTVGVLFRDRDLTYGSAIDMVSATALPSILFESGSWRQAPLMATRSIDFGDPYGACACYPMNLPELTPLSDQLRFERAGAFAAGLNPRANVIAAVWFLLKLARIPSAARLGARLFMRAAQRTPPPFGVVVAVELSGERAGQEQQIRQVLRHTDGYIATAIPAVSCIFQVLDGTISTGLGMMGHVVDSERLVGDMQRLGMAVHRD; this is translated from the coding sequence ATGAGTGACGAGCGACTCGGCGATGGCAAGACGATATTGCTTCTGGGCGGGTACGGTCGCGCCGGGCAGCCGCTCGCGGAGCTTCTTCTCGAGCACACCGATGCGCGTCTCATCGTCGCTGGGCGGAACGCCGAGAGCGCCGAGGCGGAGGCGAGCAGGTTGAACGCTGCGGGCCATGGAGATCGCGTCGAGGGCATGAAACTCGACGCAGCAGACGGGCCCGGGTTGGTGTCGGGGTTTCGCCGCTGTGATCTGGTCACCGTGTGTGCGCCCTTGACCGGCATCGAGGCCCAGGCGATGGAGGCCGCGCTGGAAGCCCGGATCGATTTTGTCTCTCTCAATTTGGAGGTCAGCGATCCAGCTGACGCGAAAGCATTGTCCAGTCCAGTCGAGCAGGCAGGGGCTCGGTTCGTTACCCATGCCGGATTGGTCCCAGGCGTTCCAGCCGCACTCGTGCGAGGTGCTGCCGAGCAATTGGATCGTGTTCGTGACGTGACAGTGGGTGTCTTGTTTCGCGATCGGGATCTCACCTACGGCTCGGCCATCGACATGGTGTCGGCAACGGCCCTTCCTTCGATCTTGTTCGAGAGCGGGAGCTGGCGTCAGGCACCACTGATGGCGACGCGGTCCATCGACTTTGGAGATCCGTATGGCGCGTGCGCCTGCTACCCGATGAACCTCCCCGAGTTGACGCCGCTCTCCGACCAACTCCGTTTCGAGCGCGCGGGTGCCTTTGCAGCCGGCCTGAATCCCCGCGCGAATGTCATCGCCGCCGTCTGGTTCCTGCTCAAGCTCGCACGAATTCCGAGCGCGGCCCGGCTCGGGGCCAGGCTCTTCATGCGAGCCGCCCAACGCACTCCGCCGCCCTTCGGTGTGGTCGTGGCGGTAGAACTGAGCGGTGAACGTGCAGGACAGGAACAACAGATCCGACAGGTGTTGCGGCACACGGACGGGTACATCGCCACCGCGATTCCGGCCGTGTCATGCATCTTCCAGGTACTCGACGGAACCATCTCAACGGGCCTCGGCATGATGGGGCACGTGGTCGATTCCGAACGGCTGGTTGGGGATATGCAACGCCTGGGCATGGCTGTACATCGCGATTGA
- a CDS encoding amino acid permease → MANARGELKQVLTFWDVFFIAIGQIIGAGVVALTGVAIGMTGPSVVLAFLAAAVLVLIVSVLIMVAGAALPAVGAYYVWASRLGSGWVGSIVLMLILLASISLSLYGSSFGLYLNPLFPALSVNAWGIVVIVLLYVANLFGLHIASRVQLALVLVLLSALSMYAGFAMPSIDTSILTPMFPKGLVGFASAVFLLKFATGGAHLVVGLGGETRNPARTIPVVIVSSTVFVAIIYGFVALASVGVSPWQEMIDQPLTVAGEKFLPGWAMTYFLVGGAGIAICTTLNAQFIQLPRNFMVASWDDLLPAWVGLRNRFGAPHWILSVMLIVGIVPLIADLDISVIARAATISATLPGLFIFWVTTRIPTRFPAEYERSMLKLSQFGLWTFFVVSEALSLVGVFLLAQGLPRNVVLALAIGLVVAVAYYPARRRYLARRGIDLDALTSDPAIFS, encoded by the coding sequence ATGGCCAACGCACGCGGCGAATTGAAGCAGGTCCTCACCTTCTGGGACGTCTTCTTCATCGCCATCGGCCAGATCATCGGCGCCGGAGTCGTCGCACTCACCGGAGTGGCGATCGGCATGACCGGGCCCTCGGTCGTGCTGGCCTTTCTCGCCGCCGCCGTTCTCGTGCTGATCGTTTCTGTCTTGATCATGGTCGCTGGTGCGGCCCTTCCAGCGGTCGGCGCCTACTACGTCTGGGCTTCCAGGCTGGGAAGCGGCTGGGTGGGCTCGATCGTCCTGATGCTCATCCTCCTCGCCAGCATCAGCTTGAGCCTCTACGGAAGCTCATTCGGTCTCTATCTGAATCCGCTCTTCCCGGCGCTCTCGGTGAACGCCTGGGGCATCGTCGTGATCGTCCTTCTCTACGTCGCCAACCTCTTCGGGCTGCACATCGCATCCCGCGTCCAGCTGGCCCTGGTACTCGTCCTGCTCTCGGCGCTCTCGATGTACGCCGGCTTCGCCATGCCGAGCATCGACACCTCGATCCTCACTCCTATGTTTCCCAAGGGTCTCGTGGGCTTCGCCTCGGCGGTGTTCCTGTTGAAGTTTGCGACCGGAGGCGCCCATCTCGTCGTCGGCCTGGGAGGCGAGACCCGGAATCCGGCCCGAACCATTCCGGTGGTCATCGTGTCCTCGACCGTCTTCGTCGCGATCATCTATGGCTTCGTGGCCCTTGCAAGCGTCGGTGTCTCACCGTGGCAGGAGATGATCGACCAGCCGCTCACGGTCGCGGGCGAGAAGTTCCTGCCCGGCTGGGCGATGACGTATTTCCTCGTCGGCGGGGCGGGTATCGCCATCTGCACGACGCTCAACGCGCAGTTCATCCAGCTTCCCCGCAACTTCATGGTCGCAAGCTGGGACGACCTGCTCCCCGCGTGGGTCGGCTTGCGGAATCGCTTCGGCGCTCCGCATTGGATCCTCTCCGTCATGCTGATCGTCGGCATCGTCCCCCTCATCGCGGACCTCGATATCAGCGTGATTGCCCGGGCCGCGACGATCTCGGCCACCCTCCCCGGCCTGTTCATCTTCTGGGTCACCACACGGATCCCGACGAGGTTCCCCGCCGAGTACGAGCGATCGATGTTGAAGCTGAGCCAATTCGGACTCTGGACGTTCTTCGTCGTATCGGAGGCGCTCAGCCTCGTCGGCGTGTTCCTGCTCGCACAGGGATTGCCCCGGAACGTCGTGCTCGCGCTCGCCATCGGTCTCGTCGTGGCCGTGGCGTACTATCCGGCGCGCAGGCGCTACCTGGCCCGGCGGGGCATCGACCTGGACGCCCTCACGTCGGATCCGGCGATCTTCTCTTGA
- a CDS encoding amidohydrolase family protein: MPRPRTTTILALIVLLWGCVTEPKQADVSIENVHVIDAAHELRPDQRVVVNGGRILSVAPMAEPAPAAKRTYDAGGRYLIPGLWDMHVHFLYDESLTEKMPALFLKHGITSVRDTGGELDRLAALRARLREDPDPEPRIFISGPLLDGKFVVYDGSDPGRPKLGTGVPDIDAARRSVLALEAGGADFIKIYELVHPDVFEALASEARAQGLPIASHVPLMMTADTAGPMVDSMEHLRNIELACASNWASLLEVRQSRIRSFVEGRGYDLRRELHAEQRLPAIADHDEARCNTVLDALTSTTQVPTLRLNTLAMIRPFERLDWAPALAELPEDVQQRWLPFTAQVSAAAATMDHTFAKWSLSLISRLEDRGVPIGAGTDTPIGLAIPGYSLHTELELLVRSGMTPLEALHAATVQPARFFGMEDELGLIRPGMLADLVLLDANPLDDIENTRRIRRVMSRGEWAFGSVEEPQR, from the coding sequence ATGCCGCGGCCCAGAACCACGACAATTCTCGCGCTGATCGTCTTGCTCTGGGGGTGCGTCACCGAGCCGAAGCAGGCAGACGTGAGTATCGAGAACGTGCATGTGATCGATGCCGCTCACGAGCTCCGCCCCGACCAGCGAGTCGTGGTGAACGGCGGGCGGATCCTGTCCGTCGCGCCAATGGCCGAGCCCGCACCCGCGGCCAAGCGCACCTATGACGCCGGTGGGCGCTACCTCATCCCGGGCCTCTGGGACATGCATGTCCACTTTCTCTACGACGAATCGCTCACGGAGAAGATGCCTGCCCTCTTTCTGAAGCACGGCATCACCAGCGTGCGGGACACGGGCGGCGAGCTCGATCGCCTTGCCGCGCTCCGTGCGCGATTGCGCGAGGACCCGGACCCGGAGCCCCGGATCTTCATTTCCGGGCCTCTCCTCGACGGCAAGTTCGTCGTCTACGACGGGAGCGACCCGGGCCGGCCGAAGCTAGGCACCGGTGTACCGGACATCGATGCCGCGCGCCGAAGCGTCCTCGCGCTCGAGGCTGGCGGTGCGGATTTCATCAAGATCTACGAACTGGTCCATCCCGACGTGTTCGAAGCCCTTGCCAGCGAGGCCCGGGCCCAGGGGCTGCCGATTGCATCTCACGTCCCGCTCATGATGACGGCCGACACGGCAGGACCCATGGTCGACTCGATGGAACACCTGCGCAACATCGAACTCGCCTGCGCAAGCAACTGGGCATCCCTGCTCGAAGTCAGACAATCGAGAATTCGCAGCTTCGTGGAAGGCCGCGGTTACGATCTGCGCCGCGAACTCCATGCCGAGCAGCGCCTTCCCGCAATCGCCGACCATGACGAAGCCCGCTGCAACACGGTGCTGGATGCGCTGACGAGCACGACCCAGGTGCCCACGCTTCGCCTCAACACGCTCGCAATGATCCGCCCGTTCGAACGGCTGGACTGGGCGCCAGCGTTGGCGGAATTGCCGGAGGACGTCCAGCAGCGCTGGCTGCCTTTCACCGCGCAGGTTTCAGCCGCAGCGGCGACGATGGATCACACCTTCGCCAAATGGAGCCTGTCCCTGATCAGCCGACTCGAAGACCGGGGTGTGCCGATCGGCGCCGGCACCGACACGCCCATCGGCCTCGCCATCCCGGGCTATAGCCTGCACACGGAACTCGAGTTGCTGGTCCGCAGCGGCATGACCCCACTCGAGGCGCTGCACGCCGCAACCGTCCAGCCCGCCCGGTTCTTCGGAATGGAAGACGAGCTGGGCCTGATCAGGCCCGGCATGCTGGCCGACCTGGTGCTGCTCGATGCCAATCCGCTGGACGACATCGAGAATACCCGCCGGATCCGTCGCGTGATGTCCCGAGGCGAATGGGCCTTCGGCTCGGTTGAAGAGCCTCAGAGGTAG
- a CDS encoding response regulator has protein sequence MDVRVHYAPHRNSDGRILGALAIMEDVTELRDAEKEHRRLEGALQQAQKMEAVGTLAGGIAHDFNNLLTGICGGLELGLLDVPQDSVAAENLRHAGTAAERAMELTQQLLTLSRRQEPTMAPTDVNEVVDRIGRLLRRSIPEVIQVRTVLGPGMPTIRADAGQLEQALLNLGINARDAIADGQGEISFATEAVEVGEAEARLQGSVAPGSYIRVTVTDSGVGMAADVVDRAFEPFYTTKDQGKGTGLGLAMVYTCVKAHEGWVDVESAPGTGTSIRLHLPLIELASLSRAEGEKQTPHGDEIILLVDDQETVLRVGRRMLERCGYEVVTARDGREALERFAERQTEIALVLADLMMPRCDGRDLLKGLRARGSAVPVVLASG, from the coding sequence GTGGACGTGCGCGTTCACTACGCACCCCACCGCAACTCAGACGGCCGGATTCTGGGCGCCCTGGCCATCATGGAGGACGTGACAGAACTCCGGGACGCGGAGAAGGAGCACCGCCGGCTCGAGGGCGCACTCCAGCAGGCCCAGAAGATGGAGGCCGTCGGCACCCTGGCAGGCGGCATCGCCCACGATTTCAACAACCTGCTGACGGGGATCTGCGGAGGGCTCGAACTCGGCCTGCTCGATGTGCCGCAGGATTCCGTCGCCGCCGAGAATCTTCGACACGCCGGCACCGCGGCGGAGCGCGCCATGGAGCTGACTCAACAGCTCCTTACCCTCAGTCGGCGGCAGGAGCCGACCATGGCTCCGACCGACGTGAACGAGGTCGTAGACCGGATCGGGCGCCTTCTGCGGCGTTCGATCCCGGAGGTCATTCAGGTTCGCACCGTACTCGGGCCGGGCATGCCCACGATCCGCGCGGATGCGGGCCAGCTGGAACAAGCCCTTCTCAACCTCGGTATCAACGCGCGCGACGCCATCGCGGACGGCCAGGGGGAAATCAGTTTCGCGACCGAGGCTGTGGAGGTGGGCGAAGCTGAGGCGCGGCTTCAGGGGAGTGTCGCGCCCGGCTCCTACATTCGGGTCACCGTGACCGATTCAGGTGTTGGCATGGCCGCGGACGTCGTCGACCGCGCCTTCGAGCCGTTCTACACGACCAAGGACCAGGGCAAGGGGACGGGGCTCGGCCTTGCCATGGTGTACACGTGCGTGAAGGCCCACGAAGGCTGGGTCGATGTGGAGAGTGCACCCGGCACCGGAACGAGCATTCGGCTCCATCTGCCGCTGATCGAGTTGGCTTCCTTGTCCCGCGCGGAAGGCGAGAAGCAAACACCGCACGGCGATGAGATCATCCTTCTCGTCGACGACCAGGAGACCGTGCTTCGCGTCGGGAGGAGAATGCTCGAGCGCTGCGGGTACGAAGTGGTGACGGCCCGGGACGGCCGCGAGGCGCTGGAGCGTTTCGCCGAGCGTCAGACCGAGATCGCCCTGGTACTGGCCGATCTCATGATGCCCCGATGCGATGGGCGCGATCTGCTGAAGGGGCTTCGAGCCCGGGGCTCGGCGGTCCCGGTCGTGCTCGCCTCCGGCTAG